One part of the Microlunatus elymi genome encodes these proteins:
- a CDS encoding NADH:flavin oxidoreductase/NADH oxidase, with the protein MFEPYALRELTVRNRVWMAAMCQYSAASTGTEVGAPNDWHFAHLAARATGGAGMIVTEATAVSAEGRISPYDLGLWNDRQVEAFAPITAFIAGQGAIPGVQLAHAGRKASTDRPWVGGAPVLPDAGGWLPVGPSAVPFDNRHLVPHELSVEEIAAIVEEFRQAATRALAAGFQVAEVHGAHGYLIHQFLSPISNRRTDRYGGSFANRIRLALEVTEAVRSVWPEELPILFRVSATDWLVEAGRTDEHGWTIKDSVALSIELKQRGVDLIDVSSGGNVAAVSIPVEAGYQVPFARRIKADAGVAVGAVGLITEPVQAEKLIADGDADVVLLGRELLRDPYWPLHAARELGVEVTVPPQYRRAL; encoded by the coding sequence ATGTTCGAGCCGTACGCACTGCGTGAGTTGACCGTGCGCAACAGGGTCTGGATGGCGGCGATGTGTCAGTACAGCGCGGCGTCGACCGGGACGGAGGTCGGAGCGCCGAACGACTGGCATTTCGCCCACCTCGCGGCACGGGCAACCGGTGGCGCCGGCATGATCGTCACCGAGGCCACGGCGGTCAGCGCCGAAGGCAGGATCAGTCCGTACGACCTCGGCCTGTGGAACGACCGCCAGGTAGAGGCGTTCGCGCCGATCACCGCGTTCATCGCGGGTCAGGGCGCGATCCCGGGTGTCCAGCTGGCGCACGCCGGCCGGAAGGCATCGACCGATCGGCCCTGGGTCGGTGGCGCCCCGGTCCTGCCGGACGCCGGCGGCTGGTTGCCGGTCGGACCGAGCGCGGTCCCGTTCGACAACCGGCATCTGGTGCCGCACGAACTCAGCGTCGAGGAGATCGCCGCCATCGTCGAGGAGTTCCGGCAGGCGGCGACCCGAGCGCTGGCGGCCGGCTTCCAGGTCGCCGAGGTGCATGGTGCGCACGGCTACTTGATCCATCAGTTCCTGTCGCCGATCAGCAACCGTCGTACCGACCGGTACGGCGGCAGCTTCGCCAACCGGATCCGCCTCGCCCTCGAGGTCACCGAGGCGGTCCGTTCGGTCTGGCCCGAGGAGTTGCCGATCCTGTTCCGGGTGTCGGCCACCGATTGGCTGGTCGAGGCGGGCCGAACCGACGAGCACGGCTGGACGATCAAGGACAGCGTCGCGCTGTCGATCGAGCTCAAGCAGCGCGGCGTCGACCTGATCGACGTCTCCAGCGGCGGCAACGTCGCCGCGGTGTCGATCCCGGTCGAGGCCGGTTATCAGGTGCCGTTCGCCCGCCGGATCAAGGCGGACGCCGGTGTCGCCGTCGGGGCGGTCGGACTGATCACCGAACCCGTACAGGCCGAGAAGCTGATCGCCGACGGCGACGCGGACGTCGTCCTGCTGGGCCGCGAACTGCTGCGCGATCCGTACTGGCCGCTGCACGCCGCCCGCGAGTTGGGTGTGGAGGTCACGGTGCCGCCGCAGTATCGACGTGCCCTCTGA
- a CDS encoding superoxide dismutase, which produces MAAYELPDLPYDYGALEPHISGKIMELHHDKHHATYVKGINTALDQLAEAREKNQLGTVAGLEKALAFNLGGHVNHSVFWPNLSPDGGDKPTGELAAAIDEYFGTFDAFRAHFEATATSIMGSGWAILAYDTLGRRLNIVQLYDQQGNLPLAQIPIVLLDMWEHAFYLQYQNVKPDYVKAWWNVVNWADAQDRFTRATSQTQGLIVP; this is translated from the coding sequence ATGGCTGCCTATGAGCTTCCTGATCTGCCCTACGACTACGGCGCACTGGAGCCGCACATCTCGGGCAAGATCATGGAACTGCACCACGACAAGCACCACGCCACCTACGTCAAGGGCATCAACACCGCCCTGGACCAACTGGCCGAAGCCCGGGAGAAGAACCAACTCGGCACCGTCGCCGGCCTGGAAAAGGCGCTCGCCTTCAACCTCGGCGGCCACGTCAACCACTCCGTCTTCTGGCCCAACCTGTCCCCCGACGGCGGCGACAAACCCACCGGCGAACTCGCCGCGGCCATCGACGAATACTTCGGCACCTTCGACGCCTTCCGCGCCCACTTCGAAGCCACCGCCACCAGCATCATGGGATCGGGCTGGGCCATCCTGGCCTACGACACCCTGGGCCGCCGCCTCAACATCGTCCAGCTCTACGACCAACAAGGCAACCTGCCCCTGGCCCAGATCCCGATCGTGCTGCTGGACATGTGGGAACACGCCTTCTACCTGCAATACCAAAACGTCAAACCCGACTACGTCAAAGCCTGGTGGAACGTCGTCAACTGGGCCGACGCCCAAGACCGCTTCACCCGCGCCACCAGCCAGACCCAGGGCCTCATCGTCCCCTGA
- the cds1 gene encoding L-cysteine desulfhydrase Cds1: MISHDAGWVRDAVRQLEADANRSADTHLHVFPLPAEWGIDLYLKDESVHPTGSLKHRLARSLILYGLVNGRIGPDTGLVEASSGSTAVSEAYFARMLGLSFTAVVPRKTSEEKIAMIEFYGGRCHFVDQASQMYDEAARLAADCDGHYLDQFSDAERATDWRGNNNIAESVFSQLSAERFPVPTWIVVGAGTGGTSATFGRYVRYRRHPTKIAVVDPENSAFYGGWKTGSPDYTTGLPSRIEGIGRPRVEPSFVPGVIDEMLQIPDAGSLAAIRLLRTRTRHWAGGSTGTNLYGAFQLIARMIKNGERGSVVTLICDGGERYAASYYDDTWVADQGFDLAPHQQRMEHFLTTGHWQDPAK, translated from the coding sequence GTGATCAGTCATGATGCCGGATGGGTCCGTGATGCCGTACGCCAGTTGGAGGCGGACGCGAATCGCAGTGCGGACACCCACCTGCACGTGTTTCCGCTGCCCGCCGAGTGGGGCATCGACCTTTACCTGAAGGACGAATCGGTGCATCCGACCGGTTCGCTGAAGCACCGGCTGGCGCGGTCGTTGATCTTGTACGGGTTGGTCAACGGCCGGATCGGTCCGGACACCGGGCTGGTCGAGGCGTCCAGCGGGTCGACCGCCGTGTCGGAGGCATACTTCGCCCGGATGCTGGGGTTGTCGTTCACCGCTGTGGTGCCGCGGAAGACCAGCGAAGAGAAGATCGCCATGATCGAGTTCTACGGCGGCCGATGTCACTTCGTCGATCAGGCGTCTCAGATGTACGACGAGGCGGCACGGCTGGCCGCCGACTGCGACGGTCACTACCTTGATCAATTCAGTGATGCCGAGCGGGCCACCGACTGGCGCGGCAACAACAACATCGCCGAGTCCGTCTTCAGCCAGCTCAGCGCGGAACGCTTTCCGGTGCCGACCTGGATCGTGGTCGGCGCCGGCACCGGTGGCACCAGCGCGACCTTCGGCCGGTACGTCCGCTACCGCCGGCATCCGACCAAGATCGCCGTGGTGGATCCGGAGAACTCGGCGTTCTACGGTGGTTGGAAGACCGGCTCGCCCGACTACACCACCGGGCTGCCGTCTCGGATCGAGGGGATCGGACGGCCGCGCGTCGAACCGTCCTTCGTACCGGGGGTGATCGACGAGATGCTGCAGATCCCCGATGCCGGATCGCTGGCAGCGATCCGGCTGCTGCGGACGCGAACCCGACACTGGGCCGGCGGATCGACCGGCACGAATCTTTACGGTGCCTTCCAACTGATCGCCCGGATGATCAAGAACGGCGAGCGGGGCAGCGTGGTGACGCTGATCTGCGACGGCGGAGAACGCTACGCAGCGAGCTATTACGACGACACCTGGGTGGCCGACCAAGGATTTGATCTTGCCCCGCACCAACAGCGCATGGAACACTTCCTGACCACCGGCCACTGGCAGGACCCCGCGAAATGA
- a CDS encoding sugar phosphate isomerase/epimerase family protein, whose amino-acid sequence MTDKISFGFSSYSFYQLLGSGEMSLTDVIDWVADSEGEHLELALVGGPDGPMPSIESDPREIDGIREHADKKGVTLSNMAIGANFFTDDPASLEAEIKRVKANVDLAEQFGIKLMRHDVVAHAGLEGDDTPLFERALPGIVNAAKEIAQYAAGKGITTSLENHGFFIQAADRVRRIVHAVDEPNFKTTLDVGNFVCVDEDPTASVPQNLPYAMIVHFKDFYIRPADQNPGDGWFRSRGGKYLRGAIVGNGDLDLRSVAKSIKESDYSGYASIEFEGWEDCLLGCARGIANAKRLIAEA is encoded by the coding sequence ATGACGGACAAGATCAGCTTCGGATTCAGTTCCTACAGTTTCTACCAGTTGCTCGGCAGCGGCGAGATGTCGCTGACCGACGTGATCGACTGGGTTGCCGACAGTGAGGGCGAACACCTCGAGTTGGCGCTGGTCGGTGGCCCCGACGGTCCGATGCCGAGCATCGAGTCCGATCCGCGCGAGATCGACGGCATCCGAGAGCACGCCGACAAAAAGGGCGTGACCCTGTCGAACATGGCGATCGGTGCCAACTTCTTCACCGACGACCCGGCTTCGCTCGAGGCCGAGATCAAGCGAGTGAAGGCCAATGTTGATCTTGCCGAGCAGTTCGGTATCAAACTGATGCGTCACGACGTGGTCGCGCACGCCGGGCTGGAAGGCGACGACACCCCGCTGTTCGAGCGGGCCTTGCCGGGAATCGTCAACGCAGCCAAGGAAATCGCACAGTACGCCGCCGGCAAGGGCATCACCACCAGCCTGGAGAATCACGGATTCTTCATTCAGGCAGCCGATCGCGTACGCCGGATCGTTCATGCCGTCGACGAGCCCAACTTCAAGACCACCCTGGACGTCGGCAACTTCGTCTGTGTCGACGAGGACCCGACCGCGTCGGTGCCGCAGAATCTGCCGTACGCGATGATCGTGCATTTCAAGGACTTCTACATCCGGCCGGCCGACCAGAACCCCGGCGACGGCTGGTTCCGCAGCCGCGGCGGAAAGTATCTGCGCGGAGCCATCGTCGGCAACGGTGATCTTGATCTTCGTTCGGTGGCGAAGTCGATCAAGGAATCGGACTACAGCGGGTACGCCTCGATCGAGTTCGAGGGCTGGGAGGACTGCCTGCTCGGCTGTGCCCGGGGAATCGCCAACGCCAAGCGGCTGATCGCCGAAGCCTGA
- a CDS encoding DUF192 domain-containing protein — MQQRIFGPGPRRLIRDGVDVAALAVADTSATRRRGLLGSDGVQGALWITRCPSVHMIGMRYPIDVAVVDRDGVVLLVKTIKPWTGGTRFRLRASATVEAAAGAMSQWGIGPGSVLAIGG, encoded by the coding sequence GTGCAGCAGAGAATCTTCGGGCCCGGTCCGCGACGTCTGATCCGCGACGGTGTCGACGTGGCCGCGTTGGCGGTGGCCGACACCTCGGCCACCAGGCGGCGCGGGCTGCTCGGTAGCGACGGCGTGCAGGGCGCGCTGTGGATCACTCGCTGTCCCTCGGTGCACATGATCGGCATGCGGTACCCGATCGACGTCGCGGTGGTCGACCGGGACGGCGTTGTGCTGCTGGTGAAGACGATCAAGCCGTGGACCGGCGGAACTCGCTTTCGGTTGCGGGCCAGCGCCACCGTCGAGGCAGCAGCCGGTGCGATGAGCCAGTGGGGGATCGGGCCGGGGAGCGTGCTGGCCATCGGCGGGTAG
- a CDS encoding Gfo/Idh/MocA family protein: MSKFKVGVIGTGSIAQLHLAAYAANSDVDLVAVSDINFERAQQVATQYGAPRAYGDPQELLADEGVDGVSICTWNNSHASWAIAAVEAGKHVLVEKPISRTYAEALELQRVVEDHDRVVQVGFVRRHSPNCQVLKTFIDSGDLGEIYYAKASSIRRMGNPGGWFADKDIAGGGPLLDIGVHVIDLCWYLMGSPRATAVSGNSYQRIGNRANITNAPRYKVSDYDPTKNSVEDLVNAVVRFENGASLLVDVSYSLHAVRDSLDVAVYGDKGGAELEPALQIATEQHDTVINVTPQISSPTFELQPGFAAEIANFVDASLGRAESVAPAWHGVEIMKILDGIYTSADSGKEVTLV, translated from the coding sequence ATGTCGAAGTTCAAGGTGGGCGTGATCGGTACCGGCAGCATCGCCCAGCTGCACCTTGCTGCGTACGCCGCCAATTCCGATGTTGATCTTGTCGCGGTCAGCGACATCAACTTCGAGCGAGCCCAGCAGGTCGCTACTCAGTACGGCGCTCCGCGGGCCTACGGCGATCCGCAGGAGCTGCTCGCCGACGAGGGTGTGGATGGCGTCAGCATCTGCACCTGGAACAACAGCCACGCGTCCTGGGCGATCGCCGCCGTCGAGGCCGGAAAGCACGTCCTGGTTGAGAAACCGATCAGCCGGACCTACGCCGAGGCGCTGGAGCTGCAGCGCGTGGTCGAAGATCATGATCGGGTCGTGCAGGTAGGCTTCGTACGCCGGCACTCCCCCAACTGTCAGGTGCTGAAGACGTTCATCGACTCCGGTGATCTTGGTGAGATCTACTACGCCAAGGCAAGCTCGATCCGTCGGATGGGCAATCCCGGCGGCTGGTTCGCCGACAAGGACATCGCCGGCGGCGGCCCGCTGCTGGACATCGGCGTGCACGTGATCGATCTGTGCTGGTATCTGATGGGTTCACCGCGGGCCACCGCGGTCAGCGGCAACAGCTACCAGCGGATCGGCAACCGCGCCAACATCACCAACGCGCCCCGCTACAAGGTGTCCGACTACGACCCGACCAAGAACAGCGTGGAGGATCTGGTCAACGCAGTGGTTCGGTTCGAGAACGGCGCCTCGTTGCTGGTCGACGTCTCGTACTCGCTGCATGCTGTTCGGGACTCGTTGGACGTCGCGGTCTACGGCGACAAGGGCGGTGCCGAGTTGGAACCGGCACTGCAGATCGCCACCGAGCAGCACGACACCGTGATCAACGTGACGCCGCAGATCTCCTCGCCGACGTTCGAACTGCAGCCCGGGTTCGCAGCAGAGATCGCCAACTTCGTCGACGCCTCACTCGGACGCGCCGAGAGCGTCGCCCCGGCCTGGCACGGTGTCGAGATCATGAAGATCCTCGACGGCATCTACACCTCCGCCGACTCCGGCAAGGAAGTAACGCTGGTCTGA
- a CDS encoding MFS transporter, with protein sequence MTSESAENTNQRWTSAQRSTLFAGVASWTLDAFDYFILVFVLTSVATAFHTTVVTASLAITLTLALRPVGALIFGAIAERIGRKPVLMANIVIFAVIELLTALAPNLTTFITLRVIYGVAMGGIWGVASALTMETIPQHSRGRVSGLFQAGYPLGYLIASIIYGLLFVHIGWRGMFAIGVVPILLAVFIGFRVKESPVWLAARGGKDQPKQAMFWPAVRKHWPTMIYAIILMAAFNYFSHGTQDMYPTFLKEQHGFTPGTVSIIAICYNIAAIIGGIVAGTLSQRYGRKKIIMIFALLALPCIPLWAFATGVWALGVGAFLIQFMVQGAWGVIPAYLNELMPEGTRAILPGFVYQVGNVIASPNATLQASIAQATGGNYGLAMAIVAGTVAIVIAIMIFFGKETRDTHFLASADATARGTA encoded by the coding sequence ATGACATCGGAATCAGCTGAGAACACCAACCAGCGTTGGACATCCGCCCAACGCAGCACGCTCTTCGCGGGCGTCGCGAGCTGGACGCTGGACGCGTTCGACTACTTCATCCTGGTCTTCGTCCTGACCTCGGTCGCGACCGCATTTCACACCACCGTGGTGACAGCCTCACTGGCGATCACGCTGACACTGGCGTTGCGGCCGGTCGGTGCGTTGATCTTCGGGGCGATCGCCGAACGGATCGGCCGCAAGCCGGTGCTGATGGCCAACATCGTGATCTTCGCGGTGATCGAGTTGCTCACCGCGCTGGCGCCGAACCTGACCACGTTCATCACCCTGCGGGTGATCTACGGCGTGGCCATGGGCGGCATCTGGGGCGTCGCGTCGGCGCTGACCATGGAGACGATTCCGCAGCATTCTCGGGGCCGGGTCTCGGGACTGTTCCAGGCCGGCTATCCGCTCGGCTATCTGATCGCCTCGATCATCTACGGGCTGCTGTTCGTACACATCGGTTGGCGCGGCATGTTCGCCATCGGTGTGGTTCCGATCCTGCTGGCCGTCTTCATCGGCTTCCGAGTCAAGGAATCGCCGGTCTGGCTGGCCGCCCGGGGAGGCAAGGATCAGCCGAAGCAGGCCATGTTCTGGCCGGCGGTACGCAAGCACTGGCCGACGATGATCTACGCGATCATCCTGATGGCTGCGTTCAACTACTTCAGCCACGGCACCCAGGACATGTATCCGACCTTCCTGAAGGAACAGCACGGCTTCACGCCGGGCACCGTCAGCATCATCGCCATCTGCTACAACATCGCCGCGATCATCGGCGGCATCGTCGCCGGCACGCTGTCCCAGCGCTACGGCCGGAAGAAGATCATCATGATCTTCGCGCTGCTGGCGTTGCCGTGCATCCCGCTGTGGGCGTTCGCCACCGGCGTCTGGGCGCTGGGCGTCGGTGCGTTCCTCATCCAGTTCATGGTGCAGGGCGCCTGGGGCGTCATCCCGGCCTATCTGAACGAGCTGATGCCGGAGGGCACCCGCGCCATCCTGCCGGGATTCGTCTACCAGGTAGGCAATGTGATCGCCTCGCCGAACGCGACCCTGCAGGCCAGCATCGCCCAGGCCACCGGCGGCAACTACGGGTTGGCGATGGCCATCGTGGCCGGAACGGTGGCGATCGTGATCGCGATCATGATCTTCTTCGGCAAGGAGACCAGGGACACACACTTCCTGGCGAGCGCCGATGCTACGGCGCGGGGGACCGCTTGA
- a CDS encoding HIT family protein, with amino-acid sequence MSNDVICQIIAGDLDAEIVHRDEQLIAFLDHRPVFKGHVLVAPVQHIDSLLTLPDDLMRPLIALGQQITRALMDALGAKGSFTAINTIVSQSIPHLHLHVVPRTKGDGLRGFFWPRTRYAAGEAAAYADRIRTALLHAGAPDSHP; translated from the coding sequence GTGAGCAACGACGTCATCTGTCAGATCATCGCCGGCGATCTCGACGCCGAGATTGTGCACCGGGACGAGCAGTTGATCGCGTTCCTTGATCATCGCCCGGTCTTCAAGGGGCACGTCCTGGTTGCACCCGTCCAGCACATCGACAGTCTGCTCACCCTGCCGGACGATCTGATGCGGCCGTTGATCGCGCTGGGCCAGCAGATCACCCGGGCGCTGATGGACGCGCTCGGCGCCAAGGGCAGCTTCACGGCGATCAACACGATCGTCAGCCAATCCATCCCACATCTGCACCTGCACGTCGTCCCCCGTACCAAGGGCGACGGTCTTCGCGGGTTCTTCTGGCCGCGCACCCGGTACGCGGCCGGCGAGGCCGCCGCGTACGCGGACCGGATCCGGACGGCGCTCCTCCACGCCGGCGCCCCCGACAGCCATCCGTAG
- a CDS encoding HAD family hydrolase yields MAANPSWVFFDVDQTLCDFTTMMRRALGRSIREIELSWPQLSGRYRPDELERIRDHLADGYGDAPVPLVAVRREMFATVLREVSAGEQEIDEVTDHYLGFRFADPVLFPDVLPTLEALSGKVRLGVITNGNSKLDALGLEHFFEVEFVAEQVGFAKPDSRIYEYAAAEVGADPAQLIMVGDSYAKDVAAAELAGWRAVWLRRDDQSPADGPAAIIDPTSMIRDLRQLITLCFDPPLRESNPDDSGSGARSPGRAVQLGYAAGTSWSPVASHSRTRNPPPRAEHRLRG; encoded by the coding sequence GTGGCGGCGAATCCTAGCTGGGTCTTCTTCGACGTCGACCAGACGTTGTGCGACTTCACCACGATGATGCGTCGGGCGTTGGGCCGATCGATCCGCGAGATCGAGCTGAGCTGGCCGCAGCTGTCGGGGCGCTACCGTCCCGATGAGCTGGAGCGGATCCGTGATCACCTGGCCGACGGTTACGGCGATGCCCCGGTGCCGTTGGTCGCTGTCCGGCGAGAAATGTTCGCGACCGTGCTGCGTGAGGTGAGCGCCGGTGAGCAGGAGATCGACGAGGTCACCGATCACTATCTCGGGTTCCGGTTCGCCGATCCGGTGTTGTTTCCTGACGTCCTGCCCACCCTGGAAGCCCTGTCCGGTAAGGTTCGGCTGGGCGTGATCACCAACGGCAACTCCAAGTTGGACGCACTGGGGCTGGAGCACTTCTTCGAGGTGGAGTTCGTCGCCGAGCAGGTCGGTTTTGCCAAGCCGGACAGCAGAATCTACGAGTACGCAGCCGCCGAGGTCGGCGCCGATCCCGCGCAGTTGATCATGGTCGGCGACTCGTACGCCAAGGACGTCGCCGCCGCCGAACTCGCCGGTTGGCGAGCCGTCTGGCTGCGGCGCGACGATCAGTCGCCGGCCGACGGGCCCGCCGCGATCATCGATCCGACCTCGATGATCCGGGACCTCCGTCAGCTGATCACGCTGTGCTTCGATCCGCCACTACGCGAATCGAATCCAGACGACTCCGGCTCCGGAGCGCGGTCCCCAGGCCGGGCCGTGCAACTCGGGTACGCCGCCGGGACGTCCTGGAGCCCGGTGGCCTCGCACTCCCGCACCCGAAATCCACCGCCGCGCGCGGAACATCGGCTGCGGGGGTAG
- a CDS encoding ROK family transcriptional regulator, translating to MSTADSAAAAVRQANARDCLLQLRDASGPLTVGELAERTGLSRPTVDAVLADLVDRGPVYGCAPTDLNLPGRPARRFAFNARFALVAGVDVGARGVHCTLSDAGGALITSSDAAVPAGADRTQIVVDLVQRALRDADRYQDHQRRAGTDHDHLVHDQLPMSNGEPARLAAVGISVPAILDHDDQVVQSLNVGEWIGFDLRQELSNRLGCTVSIENDVKLAAYAEHRLGSGADNSIFVQIGNRISVAVIIDGKILQGSHRLAGELGSQRSMRWTRTSRDGQLVWSDGTQAVGVFRRAADGDDQAQQEIDAFCREIAPRLAALLLTIDPESVVIGGGLSRAGETLLDPLRRHVGDLLMTPDSPAFVAAALTTDGSLTGALGHAFEHGSSEIFGIPGVPAPWCRWRNNAQSTNEAEKRT from the coding sequence ATGTCGACTGCCGACAGCGCAGCCGCCGCGGTCAGACAGGCGAATGCGCGCGACTGCCTGCTGCAACTCCGGGATGCATCCGGCCCGCTGACCGTCGGAGAACTCGCCGAACGCACCGGCCTGTCCCGGCCGACCGTCGACGCAGTTCTGGCCGACCTCGTTGATCGCGGTCCGGTGTACGGCTGCGCGCCCACCGACCTGAACCTCCCGGGTCGGCCCGCACGGCGGTTCGCCTTCAACGCTCGTTTCGCACTGGTCGCCGGCGTCGACGTCGGTGCACGGGGAGTCCACTGTACGTTGTCCGATGCCGGTGGCGCGCTGATCACCAGCAGCGACGCCGCCGTTCCCGCGGGTGCCGACCGGACGCAGATCGTCGTGGACCTGGTCCAGCGGGCTCTCCGGGACGCGGACCGGTACCAAGATCATCAGCGTCGTGCCGGGACCGACCATGATCATCTAGTCCATGATCAACTTCCGATGAGCAACGGCGAGCCGGCCCGGCTGGCCGCCGTGGGGATATCGGTGCCCGCGATCCTCGATCACGACGATCAAGTCGTGCAGAGCCTCAACGTCGGAGAATGGATCGGATTCGATCTGCGCCAGGAACTGTCGAACCGGCTCGGATGTACCGTCTCGATCGAGAACGATGTCAAGCTGGCCGCGTACGCCGAACATCGTCTCGGTTCCGGCGCGGACAATTCGATCTTCGTCCAAATCGGCAACCGGATCTCCGTTGCGGTGATCATTGACGGCAAGATCCTTCAAGGCAGCCATCGTCTGGCCGGAGAACTCGGCAGTCAGCGATCGATGCGCTGGACGCGAACCTCCCGGGACGGACAGCTGGTCTGGTCCGACGGCACCCAGGCCGTCGGCGTATTCCGCCGGGCCGCGGACGGCGATGACCAAGCACAACAGGAGATCGACGCGTTCTGCCGGGAGATCGCGCCACGGCTGGCCGCACTGCTGCTGACGATCGATCCGGAGTCGGTCGTGATCGGTGGCGGTCTCTCCCGGGCGGGCGAGACCCTGCTCGACCCCCTGCGTCGTCACGTGGGTGACCTCCTGATGACGCCCGACAGCCCGGCGTTCGTCGCGGCCGCGCTGACCACCGACGGTTCCTTGACCGGCGCGCTGGGCCACGCGTTCGAACATGGCTCCTCCGAGATCTTCGGCATCCCCGGCGTACCCGCGCCCTGGTGCCGATGGCGAAACAACGCCCAATCCACCAACGAAGCAGAGAAAAGGACATGA